The proteins below come from a single Podarcis muralis chromosome 8, rPodMur119.hap1.1, whole genome shotgun sequence genomic window:
- the SLC33A2 gene encoding major facilitator superfamily domain-containing protein 3, which produces MNAKYAVLAMLYFVQGIPYGLQSGLLPIYFRTLGLSFTKISLSKVVYLPWILKMLWAPLVDHYLTKRTWLLLTLYGFVLACLACSLMAPETNFFPVAIVLLLMNFCASIQDVAVDAIAIQLLTQHEIGYGNTIQVVAYKLGSVLAGGGLLTFLHHLGWQTLFVGLALLYVVAIGVTWNANLKLKVRFDPQYSWVRFRTLNPCLMLQELLKVPDTLWTVGLVLLYKLGEQGAVSMFPLFLLDHSFSPQELGFWNGIVAMIFSIVGSSLGGYLMSKQGNPFSMLKTLMVFRLFSLVFQTLLLVAYEDKKPVFEVAAVLSIFLQHFIAGLVTTLTFSIMMQCAQKAQENIQATHYSLLATLEVLGKLVFSSLAGIVVDWLGFVGAFSVFLALSSISVAYILSSRR; this is translated from the exons ATGAACGCCAAGTATGCTGTCCTCGCAATGCTGTATTTTGTCCAAGGCATCCCGTATGGGCTCCAGTCTGGGCTGCTGCCTATCTACTTCCGCACGCTGGGCCTCTCCTTTACCAAGATCAGCCTGTCTAAGGTGGTTTATTTGCCCTGGATTCTCAAGATGCTCTGGGCACCCCTGGTGGACCATTACTTAACCAAGAGGACATGGCTGCTGCTCACCCTGTATGGCTTCGTGCTGGCCTGCCTGGCCTGCTCCCTCATGGCCCCCGAGACAAACTTCTTCCCGGTGGCCATCGTCCTCCTTCTCATGAACTTCTGCGCCTCCATCCAGGACGTTGCAGTGGACGCGATTGCCATCCAGCTGCTGACGCAACATGAGATTGGGTACGGCAACACCATCCAGGTCGTGGCCTACAAGCTGGGCTCCGTCTTGGCAGGAGGGGGCCTGCTCactttcctccatcacctgggcTGGCAGACCCTCTTTGTGGGCCTGGCCCTTCTTTATGTTGTGGCCATTGGTGTCACCTGGAATGCTAACCTAAAACTGAAAGTGAGGTTCGATCCTCAATACAGTTGGGTCAGGTTCAGAACCTTAAACCCCTGCCTCATGCTCCAAGAGCTTCTCAAGGTGCCGGACACTCTTTGGACTGTTGGTTTGGTGCTGCTCTATAAGTTGG GTGAACAAGGGGCCGTATCCATGTTTCCCCTCTTCCTACTGGACCATTCCTTTTCCCCACAGGAGCTTGGCTTCTGGAATGGGATTGTGGCCATGATCTTCTCCATTGTAGGCTCCTCACTTGGAGGCTATCTGATGTCAAAACAGGG GAACCCCTTTTCTATGCTGAAGACCTTGATGGTATTCCGCTTGTTCAGCCTGGTCTTCCAAACACTCCTGCTGGTTGCCTATGAGGACAAAAAACCAGTCTTTGAAG TGGCAGCTGTGCTGAGCATCTTCCTACAGCACTTCATCGCTGGCCTGGTAACCACCTTAACGTTCAGCATAATGATGCAATGTGCACAAAAGGCCCAGGAGAACATACAG GCCACTCACTACTCCCTGCTGGCCACGCTGGAAGTGCTGGGCAAACTGGTGTTCAGCAGCCTGGCAGGCATCGTGGTGGACTGGCTGGGCTTCGTCGGAGCCTTTAGCGTTTTCCTCGCCCTCTCCAGCATCTCTGTTGCCTACATACTGTCTTCCAGAAGGtga